The Chthonomonas sp. genome includes a window with the following:
- a CDS encoding phosphotransferase produces MRRIAVQALGAWGMTDAELRLINHGFNTTFRVTTHSERYALRINVNSVHSLPETYAEVDWLEHLKQEPSLDTPRLVKARSGEPLVLIDDSGFDRPLPCLLFEWLPGPNLAGRETVASYESLGMAMRALHRNTRTLELSSRAELKEITDPLLGLPLDLRGHPADLPLFREVVAEAQESFQVLRSTPAIPLHYDLHGHNLKFHGGRLAVFDFDDCVAGRPILDPAVTLYYLRNHRRAELLEAAMWKGFGSGPDAHGLSERQFEVIVAARAVLLANDIVQTNNRELLDYIPTYLKRCDARLAHFARTGRFDPKQHGESA; encoded by the coding sequence ATGCGACGCATCGCGGTCCAGGCGCTCGGTGCTTGGGGGATGACCGATGCTGAGTTAAGACTGATCAATCACGGATTCAACACGACGTTTCGCGTCACGACCCACAGCGAACGATATGCCCTGCGGATCAACGTCAACTCGGTGCATAGCCTGCCCGAGACGTACGCGGAAGTGGACTGGCTTGAGCATCTTAAGCAGGAGCCCAGCCTGGACACCCCCCGACTCGTGAAAGCACGCTCCGGTGAGCCCCTCGTTCTGATCGATGATTCGGGCTTCGACCGCCCGCTGCCTTGCCTATTGTTCGAATGGTTGCCCGGCCCAAATCTCGCCGGTAGAGAGACTGTAGCGAGCTACGAATCGCTAGGCATGGCCATGCGTGCGCTCCACCGGAACACCCGGACGCTCGAGCTCTCGTCTCGTGCCGAACTCAAGGAGATCACGGACCCGCTGCTCGGCTTACCGCTCGACCTGCGCGGGCATCCGGCGGACCTGCCGCTGTTTCGGGAGGTGGTTGCCGAAGCGCAGGAATCGTTCCAAGTTCTGAGGTCTACGCCCGCCATCCCGCTGCACTATGATCTTCACGGCCACAACCTCAAGTTTCACGGCGGGAGACTTGCCGTGTTTGACTTTGACGACTGCGTAGCCGGGCGCCCCATCCTCGATCCCGCGGTAACCCTCTACTACCTGCGCAACCACCGGCGCGCCGAGCTGCTGGAGGCAGCGATGTGGAAAGGGTTCGGCTCGGGCCCCGACGCACATGGTCTCTCGGAACGACAGTTCGAGGTGATCGTCGCCGCGCGGGCCGTTCTGCTTGCCAATGACATCGTTCAGACAAACAATCGCGAGCTCCTGGACTACATCCCGACCTACCTCAAGCGGTGCGACGCTCGGCTCGCGCACTTCGCCCGCACGGGCCGATTCGATCCCAAGCAGCACGGTGAAAGTGCCTAG
- a CDS encoding DnaJ domain-containing protein, producing MTTHYEVLGVDSEAKVTTLRQAYRRLARKFHPDVNADPKAHERMAKINAAFETLIDPDRRREYDATLNVGPPLGTDVPTETVHREPDTVRASMLYKLREHKTPIYSLSFAPDTNGLVSSSFDNEVLWWNPETYELERRLKLEGGVVSTVKALTEDRVVAAGSSESVVSVWMLSGDRVASWRNSPLEWVSCVGVSTDGRNVAMGSVHHTLQVCRAKSGDAVFAGTGHTQSVTAVAWSPDGRFVATGSADATVNLWSGVSGRELHTFKAVRSTVTALAFSPDSDLLAVAAVDLSIRIFRLSDLQPVKAFFGHEKPIEQIAFHPEGVLLGSVARDGQMRLWNVSQGRGHASVVASAQPLSCIAFSPDGTKLATGGLDKVLRVWDLQFMKSR from the coding sequence GTGACGACCCACTACGAAGTTTTGGGTGTCGATTCCGAAGCTAAGGTCACGACCCTCAGACAAGCTTATCGACGCCTCGCGCGAAAATTCCATCCGGATGTGAATGCCGATCCAAAGGCTCACGAGCGGATGGCAAAGATCAATGCTGCCTTCGAGACCCTCATCGATCCCGATCGACGGCGAGAGTACGATGCGACGCTGAACGTGGGCCCACCGCTGGGCACCGATGTGCCAACCGAGACTGTCCACCGCGAGCCGGACACCGTCCGCGCCTCGATGCTGTACAAGCTGCGCGAGCACAAGACCCCGATTTACAGCCTGAGCTTTGCTCCGGACACCAACGGCCTCGTTTCCAGTTCTTTTGACAATGAGGTCCTCTGGTGGAATCCCGAGACCTACGAACTGGAGCGACGCCTGAAGCTTGAAGGAGGCGTGGTGAGCACGGTGAAGGCGCTCACCGAGGATCGCGTGGTCGCCGCTGGCAGTAGCGAAAGCGTGGTTTCGGTTTGGATGCTTTCGGGAGACCGAGTGGCAAGCTGGCGCAACAGTCCGCTGGAGTGGGTCAGCTGCGTGGGCGTCTCGACCGACGGGCGCAACGTCGCCATGGGCTCGGTCCACCACACCTTGCAAGTTTGCCGAGCCAAGAGCGGTGATGCCGTCTTCGCTGGCACCGGCCACACTCAGAGTGTGACCGCCGTGGCATGGTCACCGGACGGGCGATTCGTCGCGACCGGTTCCGCCGACGCGACCGTGAACCTGTGGTCAGGCGTGAGCGGCCGCGAGCTCCACACGTTCAAGGCCGTGCGGTCCACCGTGACGGCACTCGCTTTCTCCCCAGATTCGGACTTGCTGGCCGTCGCTGCGGTGGACCTGTCGATCCGGATTTTCCGCCTGAGCGACCTGCAACCGGTCAAGGCTTTCTTCGGTCACGAGAAACCGATCGAGCAGATCGCCTTCCATCCTGAGGGCGTTCTGTTGGGATCAGTGGCACGGGACGGACAGATGCGACTGTGGAACGTTTCGCAGGGACGCGGTCATGCCAGCGTGGTGGCAAGCGCGCAGCCACTCAGCTGCATCGCGTTCAGTCCGGACGGCACAAAGCTCGCGACCGGCGGCCTCGATAAGGTGCTGCGCGTTTGGGATCTTCAGTTCATGAAGAGCCGCTAA
- a CDS encoding DUF1501 domain-containing protein, with protein MNDNITRRNFMKSSGMIAVGLVAPSWLSTIARADVVRQSKGGKLDPDCVLVVCQLSGGNDGLNTVVPYANSRYYQLRPTLAVKESDVLKINEQIGFHPALAGLAGLYKSGHVAVIQNVGYPNPNRSHFKSMDIWQSASPEQTLKYGWVGRTTDSLSKTAASNPVLTIGLSTEKPLALQADKASIPCFASLADIQAMVGDPDAERRLREISGVGSSGSAGQVVVDANRAALDAMVVLRDQLTKFKPTQTYGKDRFGEGFRQIAQIVATSPQTRVVYFSAGGFDTHANQPDQHANLLQGFGDAIAAFQAEMAAIGKDKKVVVLVFSEFGRRSYENASHGTDHGAAAPMFLVGSRVKGGLYGPMPDLENLADGDLRYSIDFRQVYATALDDWMGADSSAILGKKFDSLGLV; from the coding sequence ATGAACGACAACATCACTCGAAGAAACTTCATGAAATCTTCCGGCATGATCGCCGTCGGTTTGGTCGCGCCCAGCTGGCTGAGCACGATTGCCCGGGCAGATGTTGTGCGGCAGAGCAAGGGCGGCAAGCTCGACCCCGATTGCGTCCTTGTGGTGTGCCAGCTCAGCGGCGGGAACGACGGCCTGAATACGGTGGTTCCCTACGCGAACTCCCGCTACTACCAACTGCGCCCGACGCTCGCTGTCAAAGAGAGCGACGTCCTGAAAATCAACGAGCAAATTGGGTTCCATCCGGCGCTCGCGGGGCTCGCGGGTTTGTATAAGTCCGGACATGTAGCGGTCATTCAAAACGTTGGCTACCCCAACCCGAACCGCTCGCACTTCAAGAGCATGGACATCTGGCAGTCGGCTTCGCCGGAGCAGACGCTCAAGTACGGTTGGGTCGGCCGGACCACCGATTCGCTCTCTAAGACCGCCGCTAGCAATCCGGTCTTGACGATTGGACTTTCGACTGAGAAGCCCCTCGCGCTTCAGGCCGATAAGGCGTCGATTCCGTGCTTTGCATCGCTCGCCGATATCCAGGCGATGGTCGGCGATCCCGATGCGGAGCGACGTCTGCGCGAGATATCCGGGGTGGGCTCATCGGGTTCGGCGGGCCAAGTGGTTGTCGATGCGAATCGGGCCGCGCTCGATGCGATGGTGGTCTTGCGTGATCAACTCACCAAGTTCAAACCGACTCAAACTTACGGCAAAGATCGCTTCGGCGAAGGGTTCCGTCAGATCGCACAGATTGTCGCGACTTCGCCGCAGACGCGCGTGGTCTATTTCAGCGCCGGCGGATTTGATACCCACGCGAACCAGCCCGATCAGCACGCGAACCTGCTGCAAGGTTTTGGCGACGCCATCGCTGCCTTCCAAGCCGAGATGGCCGCGATCGGCAAGGACAAGAAGGTAGTGGTGCTCGTTTTCAGCGAGTTTGGTCGCCGGTCGTACGAGAATGCGAGCCACGGTACGGATCACGGCGCCGCCGCGCCGATGTTCTTGGTCGGATCGCGCGTGAAGGGTGGACTCTACGGCCCAATGCCCGACCTGGAGAACTTAGCCGACGGCGATCTGCGCTACTCCATCGACTTCAGGCAGGTGTACGCGACTGCATTGGACGATTGGATGGGAGCAGACTCGAGCGCCATCCTTGGCAAGAAGTTCGATTCGCTCGGTCTAGTTTAG